The Bacteroidales bacterium genomic interval ATTTAAAAAACATTAATTTTACATTAAATTTTTTATTAACGAATTAATTTTTTAATAATAAATATTTATAACATGAGTAAAAATATAAATGTCGAAGAACTCGAAAAGGTTGTTATTCGTTTTTCGGGAGATTCCGGTGATGGTATGCAATTATCGGGAACTTTGTTTTCAGATACTTCGGCTTTAATGGGAAATGATATTGCAACTTTTCCTGATTACCCTGCTGAAATTCGTGCACCCCAGGGAACTGTCGGTGGTGTATCGGGTTTTCAGGTACATTTTGGACATTCAAAAATCAATACTCCGGGTGATTATGCCGATGTTTTAGTTGCAATGAACCCTGCTGCATTAAAAGCTCATTCAAAATGGGTAAAACAAGGAGGTACAATAATTTGTGATATTGATAGTTTTGATGAAAAAAATATTAAAAAAGCAGGTTATACCGATGACCCATTCAAAGACACTAAACTTGAAAATTTTAATATTATAAAAGCAAGCATATCAAGTTTAACTAAAGAAACTGTTAAAGACATTGGTTTAGATAACAAAAGTGCTTTGCGGTCAAAAAATATGTTTGCTCTTGGTATGGTATATTGGATATTTGGAAGACAACTTGATTATACAGAAAAGTTTTTTGAAAGTAAATTCAAAAAAGTTCCTTTGATTATTGAAGGAAATAAAAAAGTATTAAAGGCAGGCTATCATTATGCAGAAACATTACAATATTTAACTCCGTATGTTATTAAACCAGCAGATATCGAGCGAGGTAAATATAGAAATATAAACGGAAATGTTGCTACTGGCTGGGGATTATTAGCTGCTGCTGAAAAATCCGGATTAAAGTTGTTTTGTGGTTCATATCCAATAACTCCTGCAACAGAAATATTGCAAACAATTGCTGAAAGAAAAGATCTGGGAGCAAAAGTATTCCAGGCAGAAGATGAAATTGCCGGTATATGTACAGCAATTGGTGCAAGTTTTGCTGGTGCTCTTGCAGTTACATCTACTTCAGGACCAGGATTGGCACTTAAAACAGAAGCTTCAGGATTAGCAGTTATTATTGAATTACCTATAGTTATTGTTAATGTTCAACGAGGGGGACCCTCAACAGGATTACCAACCAAAACTGAACAATCCGATTTATTTCAGGCATTATATGGGCGTAATGGGGAAAGCCCAATGGTTGTTATTGCAGCCAGTACTCCTTCAAATTGTTTTGATTATGCATTTATGGCTGCAAAAATTGCATTAGAACATATGACTCCTGTTATTTTACTTACTGATGGTTTCCTTGCTAATGGAACACAACCATGGAAAATACCAAAAATGTCAGATTATCCAAATATCATTACAAAACTAATTAAAGAAAAAAAAGGAGAATATTTACCATATAAAAGAAATAAAGATCTTGTTAGGTCATGGGCAGTTCCCGGAACAAAAGAATTAGAACACAGAGTTGGAAGTCTTGAGAAAATGGCTGAGACAGGTGCTGTGTCATATGTTCCTGAAAATCACCAATATATGACTGAAATTAGAGATAAAAAGGTAAAAAATATTGCTAATTATATTCCAAACTTAGAAATAATTGGAGAAGATAATGCAGACTTACTGGTAATTGGTTGGGGTGGAACATACGGGCATTTAATTTCATCTGTTAGCGATATACAAAAAGACGGTAAAAGTATAAGTCTTGCCCACTTTAACTATATTAATCCATTACCTAAAAATACGAGGGAAGTTTTTAGTAAATTTAAGAAAATTGTTATATGTGAGCTAAATCTTGGACAATTTGCAAATTACCTGAGGATAAATTTTCAGGAATTTGAATATTTACAATATAATAAAGTACAAGGACTTCCTTTTACAGTTATTGAATTAAAAGAAAAATTTAATCAAATTTTGGAGGGTAAATAATCATGGCTGAAAATGAAATAGAACAAAAATTATCTTATAAAGATTTTAAAAGCGACCAGGAAGTTAAATGGTGCCCGGGATGTGGAGATCATGCAATTTTAAATTCCATACAAAAAGCTATGGCAGAATTATGTTATAAACATGAAAATATGGTAGTTATTTCCGGTATTGGTTGTTCATCAAGATTTCCATATTATATGAACACATACGGTTTTCATGGAATTCATGGTAGAGCAGCCGCTATTGCTTCCGGTGTTAAAGTGGTTAATCCTAAATTAAGTGTGTGGCAAATTACCGGTGATGGCGACTCGCTTGCTATTGGTGGAAATCATTTTATTCATGCAATAAGGAGAAATATTGACATTAATATTATGTTGTTTAACAACGAAATATATGGTTTAACAAAAGGACAGTATTCTCCTACTTCAAAAAAAGGAACAGTAACCAAAACTTCTCCGCATGGTACTATTGAAGCGCCATTTCATCCAGGCGAATTAGTTATTGGTTCACAGGGAAAATTCTTCGCAAGAACCATTGATACAAATATTCAATTATCAAAAGAAATTTTTGTTGAAGCTTCAAAACATGAAGGAACTTCAGTTGTTGAAATATTACAGAACTGTGTAATTTATAATGACAAAACCCATGCAGCTATTACTGATAAAGAACACAAGGAAAATCGTCAGTTAATTCTTCGTCATGGAGAACCTATGATATTTGGAAAAAATAAAGACAAAGGACTAATACTTGATTACTTAAAACTAAAAGTTGTGAAAATCGGCGAAAACGGTATAACAAAAAATGATATATTAATACATAAATCTAACGAAAACAACCCTGGTATTCATACAATGCTGGTTAATATGAGATATCCGAATTATCCTGTTGCACTTGGAGTTATCAGGAATGTTTCAGCTCCTACTTATGAATTTAGTGTGGAAGCTCAAATTAACAAAGTTCAAAGTAACACTTCCATTAAAAATATGGATGATCTTTTAAATAGCGGAAATACATGGGAAGTTAAATAAACTTATTATTCTCTGTTTAAAGGAGGTTTTAATGCCTCCTTTTTTTTATTTTTATAAATTGTTGTATTTTTGTTAACCTGATTAATTAATAAGTTCTCGTTATGAGAGTTGAAAGTACCAATAGAATTGGAAAGCGCAGAATTGAGCATCACAGACATAGCCTTAGCTATGGCGAGAAGCTAAATTTGAGCATTTTCAATTATAGCAGGTAATTTCAGCTCGGAATAGATAATTTATGAATTACTCAGGTTAAAGTAATGTTTAAAAAAAGATAAATTGAAAATTAAATATTTTCATATTAGTGTTTTATTAATTATTTTAATATCACTGTTATCCTGCTCTAAAGATCCTGTTTATTCAAATATTCCTAATATTGAATATAAAGATTT includes:
- a CDS encoding 2-oxoacid:acceptor oxidoreductase subunit alpha, with protein sequence MSKNINVEELEKVVIRFSGDSGDGMQLSGTLFSDTSALMGNDIATFPDYPAEIRAPQGTVGGVSGFQVHFGHSKINTPGDYADVLVAMNPAALKAHSKWVKQGGTIICDIDSFDEKNIKKAGYTDDPFKDTKLENFNIIKASISSLTKETVKDIGLDNKSALRSKNMFALGMVYWIFGRQLDYTEKFFESKFKKVPLIIEGNKKVLKAGYHYAETLQYLTPYVIKPADIERGKYRNINGNVATGWGLLAAAEKSGLKLFCGSYPITPATEILQTIAERKDLGAKVFQAEDEIAGICTAIGASFAGALAVTSTSGPGLALKTEASGLAVIIELPIVIVNVQRGGPSTGLPTKTEQSDLFQALYGRNGESPMVVIAASTPSNCFDYAFMAAKIALEHMTPVILLTDGFLANGTQPWKIPKMSDYPNIITKLIKEKKGEYLPYKRNKDLVRSWAVPGTKELEHRVGSLEKMAETGAVSYVPENHQYMTEIRDKKVKNIANYIPNLEIIGEDNADLLVIGWGGTYGHLISSVSDIQKDGKSISLAHFNYINPLPKNTREVFSKFKKIVICELNLGQFANYLRINFQEFEYLQYNKVQGLPFTVIELKEKFNQILEGK
- a CDS encoding 2-oxoacid:ferredoxin oxidoreductase subunit beta, coding for MAENEIEQKLSYKDFKSDQEVKWCPGCGDHAILNSIQKAMAELCYKHENMVVISGIGCSSRFPYYMNTYGFHGIHGRAAAIASGVKVVNPKLSVWQITGDGDSLAIGGNHFIHAIRRNIDINIMLFNNEIYGLTKGQYSPTSKKGTVTKTSPHGTIEAPFHPGELVIGSQGKFFARTIDTNIQLSKEIFVEASKHEGTSVVEILQNCVIYNDKTHAAITDKEHKENRQLILRHGEPMIFGKNKDKGLILDYLKLKVVKIGENGITKNDILIHKSNENNPGIHTMLVNMRYPNYPVALGVIRNVSAPTYEFSVEAQINKVQSNTSIKNMDDLLNSGNTWEVK